One Hemibagrus wyckioides isolate EC202008001 linkage group LG07, SWU_Hwy_1.0, whole genome shotgun sequence DNA segment encodes these proteins:
- the nat16 gene encoding histidine N-acetyltransferase encodes MKIENSLTCLPEVPPHTGLQFTVATEEDFDDIMAISQDIYGGLDYLPTRYQAWLQETNRTVILARKQGKVIALESVCIIDDGETMLVEGLRVAPQERGKGVARVLLRFCSQLIKSKYPEVKVTRLTRDDQLGPKDFQKYRLITKQGILLVRFSAEDLKLRLTDVGINVGIEGDGLAPSSIPVRLDATDVQQLFLSSEAMQDVLPNGTIVQDWQPFKPMPSNMEILLKKGIDWMVDDTCCPSMVSLCTFPFHVPIGEDWYYLNIDMFGKDLALAVQQVLCHLRCHTSTLKGHVMCQVFLDPPLWKPMADFFRETLKVELVKEYREQCVVESDLV; translated from the exons ATGAAGATTGAAAACAGCCTGACCTGCCTCCCTGAGGTGCCTCCTCATACTGGACTACAGTTCACTGTGGCTACTGAGGAAGACTTTGATGACATCATGGCCATAAGCCAGGATATCTATGGTGGTCTAGACTACCTTCCCACTCGCTATCAGGCCTGGTTGCAGGAGACAAATCGTACTGTAATCCTTGCTCGCAAGCAAGGCAAAGTG ATTGCACTTGAGTCAGTATGTATTATTGACGATGGAGAAACTATGCTGGTGGAAGGTCTCCGTGTAGCCCCTCAGGAGAGGGGCAAGGGAGTTGCGCGGGTGCTGCTCCGCTTCTGTTCTCAACTTATTAAGTCCAAGTATCCTGAAGTTAAAGTGACCAGACTGACAAGAGATGACCAGCTGGGTCCCAAGGACTTCCAGAAGTACAGGCTTATCACTAAACAG GGAATCCTGCTGGTACGCTTCAGTGCTGAAGACCTAAAGTTACGCCTCACTGATGTCGGGATTAATGTGGGTATTGAAGGAGATGGCCTGGCTCCTTCCAGCATCCCAGTGAGGTTAGATGCCACAGATGTCCAGCAACTTTTTTTGAGCAGTGAGGCAATGCAGGATGTACTACCCAATGGCACCATTGTGCAAGACTGGCAGCCCTTCAAGCCCATGCCCAGCAACATGGAGATCCTGTTGAAGAAAGGCATTGATTGGATGGTGGATGACACCTGTTGCCCATCTATGGTCAGCTTGTGCACTTTCCCCTTTCATGTACCGATTGGTGAAGACTGGTACTACCTCAACATTGACATGTTTGGCAAAGATCTGGCTCTGGCTGTGCAGCAGGTCCTATGTCACCTGAGGTGCCACACTAGCACACTGAAGGGCCACGTGATGTGCCAGGTTTTCCTGGACCCACCACTATGGAAACCCATGGCGGATTTCTTCAGGGAGACCTTGAAAGTGGAGCTGGTGAAGGAATACAGAGAGCAATGTGTAGTGGAATCCGACTTGGTGTAG
- the snapc2 gene encoding snRNA-activating protein complex subunit 2, translating to MKPPSRRRNIPSRFLEIKKTEPVNRFRPGYNRLEQRSLLLALKQQKRLKTELDFLALRKKVPKWSLLQIQNMIKFLKQCVVKRVYLQVQKQRREEQKNKVPIELWAELAQEMAGNNVETISSAFSQMLVIAATEPCSLNHSDPPRPTDSQSPLASGLRTIPLRPMPKSHTGSPSPVIVVPEQASKTPQLRGKNAATDPSAQTTTVTSPSSVAEEVQSELLEKTEADKDPSTSATPKSLLSQPVSKPTLPVPASSTVSTTVPSLTSDCCQPGKQHESGLSEQVWQHRPLGMKSVVDFEKIYQFISNIVLNKPTRPLTAMESAVFLDLLMSLPEELPLLDCKKLQHHLLQVHAHLNTPAARLSEDQGPAVETSASTREPEQRTTYQHVTGPDISLQSVQSTRKEIVQKGPVTEQVKDTESPLVAEGFAGQSSAIKLSKVRGDWASAGLCPLNPFMVPVAHLKRK from the exons ATGAAGCCTCCATCTCGTCGCCGGAACATACCATCTCgttttttagaaataaagaaGACTGAACCAGTAAACAGGTTTCGTCCTGGGTACAATCGCCTGGAACAGCGGAGTCTTCTGCTTGCCTTGAAACAACAGAAAAGGTTAAAGACAGAATTGGATTTTTTGGCACTTCGGAAGAAAGTTCCCAAATGGTCTCTGCTTCAG atACAGAACATGATAAAGTTTTTGAAGCAGTGTGTGGTGAAGCGGGTGTATCTGCAGGTCCAAAAACAGAGACGtgaggaacaaaaaaacaaagtaccAATTGAATTATGGGCAGAACTAGCACAGGAAATGGCTGGAAACAATGTGGAAACAATATCTTCTGCCTTCTCTCAA ATGTTGGTAATTGCTGCCACAGAGCCCTGCAGCCTCAACCACTCAGATCCTCCACGTCCTACTGACTCTCAAAGTCCTCTAGCCAGCGGTTTGCGCACTATACCGCTGAGGCCGATGCCTAAATCCCACACTGGCTCACCTTCTCCAGTGATAGTTGTACCTGAACAGGCCAGTAAAACGCCTCAGTTACGTGGGAAGAATGCAGCTACCGATCCTTCTGCCCAAACCACCACAGTAACATCGCCCTCTAGTGTTGCTGAAGAAGTGCAAAGTGAGTTACTGGAAAAAACTGAGGCAGACAAAGACCCATCCACATCAGCCACCCCTAAATCACTCTTAAGTCAACCTGTCTCTAAACCAACACTACCAGTGCCTGCTTCAAGTACTGTGTCTACTACTGTACCCTCACTCACATCAGACTGTTGTCAGCCAGGTAAGCAACATGAAAGTGGGCTCTCTGAGCAAGTCTGGCAACACAGACCATTGGGGATGAAGAGTGTTGTGGATTTTGAAAAGATATACCAATTCATCAGCAACATCGTTCTGAATAAACCTACTCGGCCTCTTACTGCTATGG AAAGTGCAGTGTTTTTGGACCTGTTGATGTCTTTGCCTGAAGAGCTCCCCTTGCTGGACTGTAAGAAACTGCAGCATCATTTGCTTCAAGTGCATGCCCATCTGAACACGCCTGCAGCGAGGCTCAGTGAAGATCAGGGACCTGCAGTCGAAACTTCAGCTTCAACCAGAGAACCAGAACAGCGAACCACTTATCAGCATGTTACAGGACCTGATATCTCTTTACAGAGTGTACAGTCTACAAGGAAAGAGATTGTTCAGAAAGGACCAGTAACTGAGCAAGTGAAGGACACAGAATCACCATTAGTTGCTGAAGGTTTTGCGGGTCAATCATCTGCAATAAAGCTTTCAAAAGTCAGAGGTGATTGGGCCTCTGCTGGCCTATGTCCACTAAATCCATTTATGGTGCCAGTAGCCCATCTGAAACGGAAGTAA